In one Desulfobacterales bacterium genomic region, the following are encoded:
- a CDS encoding ATP-dependent DNA helicase encodes MRRELKIAVRELVEYVLRSGDLAFEFLGSSRPVEAIRAHQKIQSSRPATYQPEVAISHQVETDRFRLHIGGRIDGVFTDAAPAIIEEIKTTSRDPAYFAKNENPVHWGQAKTYAYIYGRQMGLDELAVQLTYYQIDTGNHREIKRVFDISELELFFGDLVSRYLVWAATLADWSERRDESIQDLAFPFESYRPGQRQMAVEAYRTICNGGQLMVQAATGIGKTIAVLYPAVKSLVENHDQKIFYLTARTTGKIVAEKAVTELRAKGLKLKSLTLTAKDKICFCPQSACHPDECEFARGHYDRINAAVEDIFKQDAFSREQIIATARAFSVCPFEFSLELATWADCIICDYNYSFDPRVYLRRFFQEDSGAYIFLIDEAHNLVDRSREMFSAEIFKQPVLDVRRQLKKELPHVYKSLGRINAWLVKARKKCEASGNPLAEEDLPDELIPLLRGFLFITERWLSKNFKTAFRESLLDLYFAVSGFIRVVDQYDQSYTTCYEKIGKDLKIRLFCMDPTLHLERALERCRTAVFFSATMTPIEYFKQILGCQPTASYLILPSPFPSDNLGLFIADHISTYYRQRDQTVNQVNQVISTLIAQKSGNYLLYCPSYVYLRKIFDAFTTRNPHTETILQRPNMSEPEREAFLEQFSRDNRQTLVGFAVMGGIFGEGIDLVGDRLVGAMVVGVGLPGISLERELIKEYFTRTLNAGFEYAYLYPGINRVLQAAGRVIRTENDRGVVLLIDQRYAHYQYKTLLREEWDPIHVQDTQQLADHLQNFWNQNSSPQRRRERED; translated from the coding sequence TTGCGACGTGAACTAAAAATTGCGGTGCGGGAGCTGGTCGAATATGTGCTGCGATCCGGGGATCTGGCCTTTGAGTTTCTGGGATCCAGCCGCCCGGTCGAGGCCATTCGGGCCCATCAAAAAATCCAGAGCTCACGCCCCGCCACCTACCAGCCCGAAGTAGCGATCAGCCACCAGGTTGAAACCGATCGTTTCCGCCTCCATATCGGCGGCCGCATCGATGGCGTATTTACCGACGCGGCGCCTGCCATCATCGAAGAAATAAAAACCACCAGCCGCGATCCGGCTTATTTTGCAAAAAACGAGAATCCGGTTCATTGGGGGCAGGCCAAAACCTATGCTTACATATATGGGCGCCAAATGGGGTTGGACGAGTTGGCCGTTCAGCTGACCTATTACCAGATCGATACCGGCAACCACCGTGAAATCAAGCGTGTCTTTGACATTTCAGAGCTGGAGCTGTTTTTTGGCGACCTGGTGTCCCGTTACCTGGTATGGGCCGCAACCCTGGCCGATTGGTCTGAACGCCGGGATGAATCCATTCAGGATCTGGCGTTTCCTTTCGAAAGCTATCGCCCCGGGCAGCGCCAGATGGCAGTTGAGGCATATCGCACCATTTGCAATGGCGGGCAGCTGATGGTTCAGGCGGCCACCGGTATCGGCAAAACCATCGCCGTGCTCTATCCGGCCGTTAAATCCCTGGTTGAAAACCACGATCAAAAGATTTTTTATTTGACCGCGCGCACCACCGGGAAAATCGTGGCTGAAAAAGCCGTTACCGAATTACGGGCCAAAGGTCTCAAACTCAAATCGTTAACCCTGACGGCCAAAGACAAGATTTGTTTTTGCCCCCAGAGTGCCTGCCACCCGGATGAATGTGAATTTGCCAGGGGTCATTACGATCGCATCAATGCGGCTGTCGAAGACATTTTTAAACAGGACGCCTTTAGCCGCGAGCAGATCATCGCTACGGCACGCGCATTCAGCGTTTGCCCGTTTGAGTTCTCACTGGAGCTGGCGACCTGGGCTGACTGCATCATCTGCGACTACAATTACAGTTTCGATCCACGTGTCTATTTGCGGCGGTTTTTCCAGGAGGATAGCGGTGCCTATATCTTTTTAATCGATGAAGCTCATAACCTGGTGGATCGCTCGCGAGAAATGTTTTCAGCCGAAATTTTCAAACAACCGGTTTTAGATGTTCGCCGGCAACTCAAAAAAGAACTGCCGCATGTGTATAAAAGTCTGGGCCGCATCAATGCGTGGCTGGTAAAGGCCCGCAAAAAATGTGAGGCCTCAGGCAATCCGCTCGCAGAGGAGGATCTTCCGGATGAACTGATTCCGCTTTTGCGGGGGTTTTTGTTTATCACCGAGCGCTGGCTTTCAAAAAACTTCAAAACCGCTTTTCGCGAAAGCTTACTCGATCTTTATTTTGCCGTTTCCGGTTTCATTCGAGTCGTCGATCAATATGATCAAAGCTACACCACCTGCTACGAGAAAATCGGAAAAGACCTGAAAATCAGGCTGTTCTGTATGGACCCGACGCTTCATCTCGAAAGGGCGTTGGAGCGATGCCGCACGGCTGTATTTTTTTCAGCCACCATGACACCCATTGAATATTTCAAACAAATACTAGGCTGCCAGCCGACGGCTTCCTACCTGATACTGCCATCGCCCTTTCCCAGTGATAACCTGGGTCTGTTCATCGCTGATCACATTTCAACTTACTATCGCCAGCGGGACCAGACGGTCAACCAGGTCAACCAGGTCATCTCGACCCTGATCGCCCAAAAGAGCGGAAATTACCTGCTGTATTGTCCTTCGTATGTCTATCTGCGCAAGATTTTCGATGCCTTTACAACTCGCAACCCGCACACCGAAACCATTTTGCAAAGGCCCAACATGTCGGAGCCTGAAAGAGAGGCGTTTTTAGAACAGTTTTCCCGGGACAACCGACAAACGCTCGTCGGATTTGCCGTAATGGGCGGTATTTTCGGAGAGGGCATCGATCTGGTCGGCGATCGCCTGGTGGGAGCGATGGTGGTTGGGGTTGGATTGCCGGGGATCAGCCTGGAAAGAGAATTGATCAAAGAATATTTTACCCGTACCCTAAATGCCGGATTCGAATATGCCTATCTTTACCCCGGCATCAACCGTGTGTTGCAA